From Campylobacter upsaliensis, the proteins below share one genomic window:
- a CDS encoding isoaspartyl peptidase/L-asparaginase family protein has product MNLIKGGKKALLVMASLAFLTSANLYAKDFKPVIVIHGGTSGLGLTKEEFAKREVVMKESLKAGQKILEAGGSSTDAVIAAIKVMEDSPEFNAGKGAVFTADGYNELDASLMDGKTLNAGAIAMARTIKNPIEAAKVVMEKTPHTLIAGEGADKLAKANGLEIVKQKYFYTEHRYKQFKEAQKSKEVLLDSDKAKAHLGLSTEPYLGTVGAIALDKNGNLAAGTSTGGTTNKMTGRIGDSPIIGAGNYANNDSVAVSCTGTGDIYIRVAAAHEVAALYKHKKLSIQKAAEETIKEVAELGGIGGIISIDKNGKVGYAWTKDKLGMYHGEARAGEEPKIFWPVAK; this is encoded by the coding sequence ATGAATTTAATAAAAGGTGGTAAAAAAGCCTTGTTGGTAATGGCTAGCCTTGCGTTTTTAACAAGTGCAAATCTTTATGCGAAAGATTTTAAGCCTGTCATTGTAATCCACGGAGGAACAAGCGGTTTAGGTCTCACAAAAGAGGAATTTGCTAAAAGAGAAGTGGTAATGAAAGAATCGCTTAAAGCTGGTCAAAAAATTTTAGAAGCAGGAGGAAGCTCAACCGATGCTGTAATTGCTGCAATTAAAGTAATGGAGGATAGCCCTGAATTTAATGCAGGTAAAGGAGCTGTATTTACCGCTGATGGCTATAACGAACTTGACGCTTCATTAATGGATGGGAAAACCTTAAATGCAGGTGCTATCGCTATGGCAAGAACGATTAAAAATCCTATCGAGGCGGCAAAAGTGGTTATGGAAAAAACGCCACATACCCTAATTGCCGGTGAAGGTGCGGACAAATTAGCCAAAGCAAATGGCTTAGAAATCGTCAAGCAAAAATATTTCTACACAGAACACCGCTATAAACAATTCAAAGAAGCACAAAAAAGTAAAGAAGTTTTACTCGATAGTGATAAGGCTAAGGCACATTTAGGACTTAGCACAGAGCCTTATTTAGGAACAGTGGGAGCAATCGCCTTAGATAAAAATGGAAATTTAGCCGCTGGAACAAGCACAGGCGGAACGACAAATAAAATGACCGGACGCATAGGAGATTCACCTATTATAGGAGCTGGAAATTATGCAAATAATGATTCTGTGGCTGTTTCTTGCACGGGAACAGGTGATATTTACATAAGAGTGGCAGCAGCACACGAAGTCGCAGCCCTTTACAAGCATAAAAAATTATCTATCCAAAAAGCAGCAGAAGAAACCATTAAAGAGGTAGCAGAACTTGGCGGAATTGGTGGAATTATCTCAATCGATAAAAATGGTAAAGTAGGATATGCTTGGACCAAAGATAAACTTGGAATGTATCACGGCGAAGCTAGAGCTGGTGAAGAGCCTAAAATCTTTTGGCCTGTGGCTAAATAA
- the trpB gene encoding tryptophan synthase subunit beta, which produces MKKSYYGNYGGQFLPESAMFALNELEKAFLKFSKNKEFKKELNELLKNYVGRPTPLYYAKNLSKIYGHKIYLKREDLNHTGAHKINNAIAQALLAKKMGKKKIIAETGAGQHGLATATAAALLGLECEIFMGAVDVQRQALNVYKIELLGAKVNAIESGLKTLKEATTAAIQHWVSDIKNLFYVVGSAVGPYPYPKMVTHFQSVIGKECKMQLRKLGKKADYIIAAVGGGSNAAGIFNEFLNDKSVKLIGVEAAGLGIDTPYHAATLTKGKTGIIHGMKTKVLQDELGNILPVHSISAGLDYPGVGPLHAHLFESKRAKYEAISDDECMRALKLLCKEEGIIPAIESSHALAFLEKLCPTLKKKSVIIVNLSGRGDKDMTSIRAYKKGTIYG; this is translated from the coding sequence ATGAAAAAAAGCTATTATGGAAATTATGGGGGGCAATTTTTACCCGAAAGTGCGATGTTTGCCCTAAATGAGCTTGAAAAAGCTTTTTTGAAATTTAGCAAGAATAAAGAATTTAAAAAAGAATTAAACGAGCTCTTAAAAAATTATGTTGGACGCCCAACTCCTCTTTATTACGCTAAGAATTTAAGCAAAATTTACGGACATAAAATTTATCTCAAAAGAGAAGATTTAAATCACACAGGCGCACATAAAATCAATAATGCCATAGCTCAAGCCTTGCTTGCTAAAAAAATGGGTAAGAAAAAAATCATAGCCGAAACAGGCGCCGGACAGCACGGACTAGCCACTGCTACTGCTGCGGCACTTTTGGGACTTGAGTGTGAAATTTTTATGGGTGCTGTCGATGTGCAAAGACAAGCTTTAAATGTCTATAAAATCGAACTTTTAGGTGCGAAAGTTAATGCCATTGAAAGCGGGCTTAAAACCTTAAAAGAAGCTACAACAGCGGCAATTCAACATTGGGTAAGTGATATAAAAAATTTATTTTATGTCGTAGGAAGTGCGGTTGGTCCTTATCCCTATCCTAAAATGGTAACGCATTTTCAAAGTGTCATAGGCAAAGAGTGCAAAATGCAGCTTAGAAAGCTTGGTAAAAAGGCTGATTATATCATCGCAGCAGTTGGTGGAGGTTCAAATGCGGCGGGAATTTTTAACGAATTTTTAAATGATAAAAGCGTCAAACTTATAGGCGTAGAGGCTGCGGGGCTTGGCATTGATACGCCTTATCATGCTGCAACTTTAACTAAGGGAAAAACGGGCATTATTCACGGAATGAAAACTAAGGTTTTGCAAGATGAGTTGGGGAATATACTGCCCGTGCATAGCATTTCTGCGGGGCTTGATTATCCCGGAGTGGGACCTTTGCACGCACATTTGTTTGAAAGTAAAAGGGCTAAGTATGAGGCAATTAGCGATGATGAGTGCATGAGGGCTTTAAAACTACTTTGTAAGGAGGAAGGGATTATCCCCGCTATCGAAAGTTCGCACGCCTTAGCTTTTTTGGAAAAGCTCTGCCCCACTCTAAAGAAAAAAAGTGTGATTATCGTTAATCTTTCTGGGCGTGGGGATAAAGATATGACAAGCATTAGAGCTTATAAAAAAGGAACAATTTATGGTTGA
- the trpA gene encoding tryptophan synthase subunit alpha, giving the protein MVDFRKFYKDKANIAYIVMGYPNLDMSVKFIKRLDECNIDILEVGVPYSDPIADGEIIANAANKALENGTTIHKILEKLEKIETNKALVFMAYYNLIFAYGLKAFVKAAKKAGICGLIVPELSYEESSDLKKECDKEGLALITFISLTTPKERIVKLCKNANGFIYLLASIGLTGGKSSRNELLVNKIEEIRAYTKLPIFVGFGIKNYEDVEKIRKISDGAIVGTSIVNEFQNENIDEVIKNVKEIFKK; this is encoded by the coding sequence ATGGTTGATTTTAGAAAATTTTATAAAGACAAGGCAAATATTGCTTATATCGTAATGGGATATCCTAATTTAGATATGAGTGTGAAATTTATCAAGCGTTTAGATGAGTGCAATATCGATATTTTAGAAGTTGGTGTGCCTTATAGCGACCCCATAGCCGATGGAGAAATCATTGCAAACGCTGCTAACAAAGCTTTAGAAAATGGAACAACCATACATAAAATATTAGAAAAACTAGAAAAAATCGAAACTAACAAAGCCCTAGTTTTTATGGCGTATTATAATTTAATCTTTGCTTATGGATTAAAAGCCTTTGTAAAAGCGGCTAAAAAGGCTGGAATTTGTGGTTTAATCGTGCCTGAGTTAAGTTATGAAGAAAGCAGCGATTTAAAAAAAGAATGCGACAAAGAGGGCTTAGCTCTCATCACTTTCATCAGCCTTACAACACCAAAAGAACGCATAGTTAAACTTTGCAAAAATGCAAATGGCTTTATTTATCTTTTAGCAAGCATAGGACTAACGGGCGGAAAATCTTCTCGTAATGAACTTTTGGTGAATAAAATTGAAGAAATTAGAGCCTATACAAAACTGCCTATTTTTGTAGGTTTTGGCATAAAAAATTATGAAGATGTTGAAAAAATTCGCAAAATTAGCGATGGAGCTATTGTCGGCACAAGTATAGTTAATGAATTTCAAAATGAGAACATCGATGAAGTGATAAAAAATGTGAAAGAAATCTTTAAAAAATAA
- a CDS encoding anthranilate synthase component I family protein: MLSKDVNFYYRQILEKYPNSYFTQDLNKVIIGIDCEYLDANSITFSELKAKFYECAAREKLCEYAGFFGVLSADFIHLFENLPSLERKNYDFPPFLFANAKAYLLYEKNSKMFFKFGEKTYFDFLDDHFKIPPKNKAEFSILNDLKEEKESYEAMVEKAKEYLLSGDIFQVVLSKQLCIKHNLKPFDYYEALSLENPSAYMFYFPTQYGVVLGSSPELLLSIKQKEIFTAPIAGTRNLNANSNLEALEKDLLSDEKELSEHRMLVDLARNDISKFGKNTRVEKLYNVLKSKYVMHIVSEVYANLREEASIFDAIGALFPAGTLSGAPKIRALEIIGELENLNRGVYGGAVGFLNFNENVVLALIIRSAFFKDDKAYISSGAGIVLKSEAKKEYDEICAKRKALLTTFERLAK; encoded by the coding sequence ATGCTTAGCAAAGATGTCAATTTTTATTATAGACAAATTTTAGAAAAATATCCTAATTCTTATTTTACACAGGATTTAAATAAGGTTATTATTGGGATTGATTGTGAATATTTAGATGCTAATTCTATAACATTTAGCGAATTAAAAGCTAAATTTTATGAGTGTGCGGCAAGAGAAAAATTATGCGAATATGCGGGTTTTTTTGGGGTTTTGAGTGCAGATTTTATTCATTTGTTTGAAAATTTGCCCTCTTTAGAGCGTAAAAATTACGATTTCCCGCCCTTTTTATTTGCTAATGCTAAGGCTTATTTGCTCTATGAAAAAAACAGCAAAATGTTTTTTAAATTTGGAGAAAAAACTTATTTTGATTTCTTAGATGATCATTTTAAAATTCCTCCTAAAAACAAAGCTGAATTTAGCATTTTAAACGACTTAAAAGAAGAGAAAGAAAGCTATGAAGCTATGGTCGAAAAGGCTAAAGAATATCTTTTGAGTGGAGATATTTTTCAAGTCGTTTTAAGCAAACAGCTTTGCATTAAACATAATCTTAAGCCTTTTGATTATTATGAAGCTTTAAGCCTTGAAAATCCTAGTGCTTATATGTTTTATTTCCCTACTCAATATGGCGTAGTTTTAGGCTCATCGCCTGAGCTTTTGCTTAGCATTAAACAAAAAGAAATTTTTACAGCACCCATAGCTGGAACAAGAAATTTGAACGCAAATAGCAATTTAGAGGCGTTAGAAAAAGATCTTTTAAGTGATGAAAAAGAATTGAGTGAGCATAGAATGCTTGTAGATTTAGCAAGAAATGACATCTCTAAATTTGGTAAAAATACTAGAGTTGAAAAACTTTATAATGTCCTAAAAAGCAAATATGTGATGCACATCGTTAGCGAGGTTTATGCTAATTTAAGAGAAGAAGCCAGCATTTTTGACGCTATTGGCGCACTTTTTCCAGCAGGGACTCTAAGCGGTGCACCTAAAATTCGTGCCTTAGAAATCATCGGCGAACTTGAAAATCTTAATCGTGGCGTTTATGGCGGTGCGGTAGGCTTTTTAAATTTTAATGAAAATGTCGTTTTAGCTCTTATCATACGCTCTGCCTTTTTCAAAGATGACAAAGCCTACATTTCAAGCGGTGCAGGTATAGTGCTAAAAAGCGAAGCAAAAAAAGAATATGATGAAATTTGTGCCAAAAGAAAAGCTTTACTAACGACATTTGAAAGGCTTGCAAAATGA
- the trpD gene encoding anthranilate phosphoribosyltransferase, producing the protein MILLIDNYDSFVYNIKLMLERLSNDEIKVVRNDKISLSEIKTLNPSHIILSPGPKHPKDSGICLEIFKAKLEIPVLGICLGHQALGLSFNAKIKRLQNIAHAKSSTLTIQKESILFKNLPKSFNIMRYHSLEVVELSEDLEALSYSEDGVLMAMRHTNLPYFGIQFHPESYFSEYGLQIFSNFLNENKKEIKQDKNLNQYLHKLSENIALESEDFKNICEFIMSKEYEPLQIAALLILITEKSLNQKSLSAFVQNILRYSKTFSDESEMIDICGTGGDGFKSINVSTAVAFILASLGVKVAKHGNRAISSSSGSSDVLEALQIPIPSSLEEGLKLLEEKNLNFFHAPFFHPLVGELREIRSKLGVRTVFNVLGPLLHPNLKLKYQLMGNYHAPVHRLLAEVLKALGRKHALVVRGNDGMDELSICDESKIIELKDNEIYEYNIAPEQFGFKRAFHSEILGSSPENNAKDLELILSAKLKGAKFDIVVLNAMFALYTANKAASPLEAKDVILEALNSGLVYEFFKAYQNDKA; encoded by the coding sequence ATGATACTTTTAATCGACAATTACGACTCTTTTGTTTATAATATTAAATTAATGCTTGAAAGGTTAAGTAATGATGAAATTAAGGTCGTTAGAAACGATAAAATAAGCCTTAGCGAAATCAAGACTTTAAATCCTTCTCATATCATTTTAAGTCCGGGTCCAAAACATCCAAAAGATAGCGGAATTTGCCTTGAAATTTTTAAAGCAAAACTAGAAATTCCTGTGCTTGGAATTTGTTTAGGGCATCAGGCTTTAGGACTTAGCTTTAATGCTAAAATTAAAAGACTTCAAAACATAGCTCACGCAAAAAGCTCCACACTTACTATACAAAAAGAAAGCATTTTGTTTAAAAATTTGCCAAAAAGCTTTAACATTATGCGTTACCACTCTTTAGAAGTTGTGGAACTTAGCGAGGATTTAGAAGCTCTGTCTTATAGTGAAGATGGAGTTTTGATGGCGATGAGGCATACAAATTTGCCTTATTTTGGGATACAATTTCACCCTGAAAGCTATTTTAGCGAGTATGGTTTGCAAATTTTCTCTAATTTTCTCAATGAAAATAAAAAAGAAATAAAGCAAGATAAAAATTTAAATCAATACCTGCATAAACTCAGTGAAAATATCGCCTTAGAAAGTGAGGATTTTAAAAATATTTGCGAATTTATAATGAGTAAAGAATATGAGCCTTTGCAAATCGCCGCCCTACTCATACTCATCACAGAAAAATCACTCAATCAAAAGTCTTTAAGTGCTTTTGTGCAAAATATCTTGCGTTATTCTAAAACCTTTAGTGATGAAAGTGAGATGATAGATATTTGTGGCACTGGGGGCGATGGCTTTAAGAGCATTAATGTCTCGACGGCGGTAGCTTTTATCCTTGCGTCTTTGGGGGTAAAAGTCGCTAAACACGGCAACCGCGCGATATCTAGCTCAAGTGGAAGTAGCGATGTTTTAGAAGCTTTACAAATTCCAATCCCTTCATCTTTAGAGGAGGGTTTAAAACTTTTAGAGGAAAAAAATCTTAACTTCTTTCACGCGCCATTTTTCCATCCTTTAGTGGGAGAATTAAGAGAAATTCGCTCTAAGCTAGGAGTAAGAACGGTGTTTAATGTCTTAGGTCCCTTGCTGCATCCAAATTTAAAACTTAAATATCAGCTTATGGGAAATTATCACGCACCCGTGCATAGACTTTTAGCTGAAGTGTTAAAAGCACTCGGTAGAAAACACGCCTTAGTAGTAAGGGGAAATGATGGAATGGATGAGCTTAGCATTTGCGATGAAAGTAAAATTATAGAATTAAAAGATAATGAAATTTATGAATATAATATTGCCCCCGAGCAATTTGGCTTTAAAAGGGCTTTTCATAGTGAAATTTTAGGCTCAAGCCCTGAAAATAATGCTAAAGATTTAGAGCTTATTTTAAGTGCAAAACTTAAAGGTGCAAAATTTGATATAGTCGTTTTAAATGCGATGTTTGCACTTTATACCGCTAATAAAGCAGCAAGTCCTTTGGAGGCTAAAGATGTGATTTTAGAGGCTTTAAATTCGGGGCTTGTGTATGAATTTTTTAAAGCTTATCAAAATGACAAAGCTTAA
- the fliN gene encoding flagellar motor switch protein FliN, whose product MSDEAIEDIHDAHGLLNSYEDILDITVDFVSELGTTNMSVSELLKLEVGSVIDLEKPAGESVELYINKRIFGKGEVMVYEKNLAIRINEILDSKTVLQYFKKEI is encoded by the coding sequence ATGAGTGATGAAGCAATCGAAGATATCCACGATGCACATGGTCTTTTAAATTCCTATGAAGACATTTTAGATATCACGGTGGATTTTGTTAGTGAGCTAGGCACTACCAATATGAGCGTATCAGAGCTTTTAAAACTTGAGGTCGGTTCTGTAATAGACCTTGAAAAGCCTGCGGGGGAGAGCGTGGAGCTTTACATCAATAAGAGAATTTTTGGAAAAGGTGAAGTTATGGTCTATGAGAAAAATCTAGCCATAAGAATTAATGAAATCCTCGACTCCAAAACGGTCTTACAATACTTCAAAAAAGAAATTTAG
- a CDS encoding phosphoribosylanthranilate isomerase translates to MTKLKICGIKDILNAEQISGLEQINYLGLIFAQSVRKVDEKTAIKLSQIIHKNHKKVVGVFVDESLEFILKIAQNAELDGVQIHRHIAQKDFEILQKNKLFVWQVISVGENLQMPSQIYADMTLFDTKGKFKGGNGISFDWNLLKDYKQKFGIAGGIGVHNIREAKALNPTLIDVNSKVENSQGLKELAKIKDLIKEFQK, encoded by the coding sequence ATGACAAAGCTTAAAATTTGCGGCATAAAAGACATTTTAAACGCTGAGCAAATCAGTGGCTTAGAACAGATTAATTATCTAGGTTTAATTTTTGCTCAAAGTGTGCGAAAGGTCGATGAGAAAACGGCGATAAAACTCTCTCAAATCATCCATAAAAATCATAAAAAAGTCGTGGGGGTTTTTGTCGATGAAAGCTTAGAATTTATCCTTAAAATAGCTCAAAATGCAGAGCTTGACGGCGTGCAAATTCACAGACACATCGCTCAAAAAGATTTCGAAATTTTGCAAAAAAATAAACTTTTCGTTTGGCAAGTCATTAGCGTAGGAGAAAATCTTCAAATGCCTAGTCAAATTTATGCAGATATGACTCTTTTTGACACTAAAGGTAAATTTAAGGGTGGAAATGGGATCAGTTTTGACTGGAATTTGCTAAAAGATTATAAACAAAAATTTGGCATAGCTGGAGGTATAGGAGTGCATAATATCCGCGAAGCTAAAGCTTTAAATCCCACTCTCATCGATGTTAATTCTAAGGTAGAAAATTCGCAAGGTTTAAAAGAACTTGCTAAAATTAAAGACTTAATTAAGGAGTTTCAAAAATGA